The genomic interval GTCGAGCAGGTTTTCCGCGGCCTGCTGACTCAGCGCCGTGCCGTCATTGTACTGGAAGCCGTGCTGCATCTGCTCCAGTGACTTGGAGAAGTCATTGCTGGCGCCGCTCTTGGTATAGCCGGGCGCAAAAAGCCCCAGCACGAACAGCTCCCCCACCCCCGTCGCCAGCACGATCACCAGGATAATCATCGCCCCCCGCCTCAGCCCCCCGTAATGGCGCCGGACGCCCATATCCGTTTCCGGCGTCACGATGAGGAACATCACCCAGAACCAGAGCAACCACAGGACCATGCCCCCCAGCCAGAAGGCCGCTTTATTGGCGGCAAACCCCACCCCGGAAATGGCGCAGGCAATCAGCTGGATGGCGATGGCAAAGGGGAAGAGCGTAACCCGCGGCGTTACGTCGGGAGGGAAAAAGGTAAACCCTTTCTTCGCGTTATTCGAAGGAGTTAAGCTGTTTTCCATGGCCGACTCTCAAATGGTTCGTTCCCATTTTAAGACGGAAGCCTGAAAGATTCAATACGGCGCCGGGCGGCGCTGTTTTCCGGGCAACAAAAAGCGCCGGGTTCCTGACATTATCAGAGAAATACCGGCGCTTATTATCGCTAAAATTGTTCCTTTAACGCTTGGTGTACTGCGGCGCTTTGCGGGCCCGTTTGAGTCCGGGCTTCTTGCGTTCCTTGGCGCGGGCGTCCCGGGTGAGCAGCCCGTTCTGCCGTAGGACCGGCTTGAAGCGCTCATCGGCGCGGACCAGGGCGCGGGAAATACCGTGGGAGATGGCGCCGCTCTGGCCGGTGACGCCGCCGCCCGCCGTCTTGATGACCGCGTTGTATTTGCCGACGCTCTCGGTGGCGATGAACGGCTGGTTGATGACCCGCTGGTGCTCCAGGGAGGGGAAGCGCTCTTCCAGCGGCTTGCCGTCAATGATAATGGCGCCGTTCCCGGCCATCAGTTTTACCTGCGCTACCGCCGTCTTGCGGCGGCCTGTCCCGTGAAAATAGCTCTGTTTATCCATATCAGCCCAATCCCTTTATTTTGATTCCTTTACTTTTTCGGTTTTCGCCTTCGGCGCGTTGGGATAGTCCGCTCCGGCATAGACCCGGAGTTTCTTGTACATCTGTGCGCCCAGGCGGGTGTGGGGGAGCATCCCTTTAACGGCGTACTCAATGGGCCGAACGGGGAACTTGTCCATCATCTTGCCCAGGGTGATGCTCTTGAAACCGCCTGGGTAGTTGGAGTGGCGGTAATAAGTCTTCTGTTCCATTTTCTTGCCGGTCACGCGCACCTTGGCCGCGTTGATGACGATGACGAAGTCCCCGGTATCCAGCGTGGGCGTGTAGATGGGCTTATGTTTGCCCATCAGCAGCCGGGCTATCTGGATGGAGAGCCTCCCCAGGGTCTTGTCCGCGGCGTCGATGACGTGTGTTTCACGTTTGAAATCGACCGGTCTGGCG from Dehalococcoidales bacterium carries:
- the rplM gene encoding 50S ribosomal protein L13; its protein translation is MKTYSARPVDFKRETHVIDAADKTLGRLSIQIARLLMGKHKPIYTPTLDTGDFVIVINAAKVRVTGKKMEQKTYYRHSNYPGGFKSITLGKMMDKFPVRPIEYAVKGMLPHTRLGAQMYKKLRVYAGADYPNAPKAKTEKVKESK
- the rpsI gene encoding 30S ribosomal protein S9 — protein: MDKQSYFHGTGRRKTAVAQVKLMAGNGAIIIDGKPLEERFPSLEHQRVINQPFIATESVGKYNAVIKTAGGGVTGQSGAISHGISRALVRADERFKPVLRQNGLLTRDARAKERKKPGLKRARKAPQYTKR